The proteins below come from a single Triticum aestivum cultivar Chinese Spring chromosome 5D, IWGSC CS RefSeq v2.1, whole genome shotgun sequence genomic window:
- the LOC123124608 gene encoding calcium-dependent protein kinase 25, whose product MGQCCTNGAGQAAAADAAAEAEPPAPPKTPRGDNAPTNDGPAPAPGAAEAEPASPATKADPNAKPPAPVGEVLGRPMEDVRATYTIGDELGRGQFGVTYLCTHTETGEKLACKTIAKRKLSGAEDVEDVRREVEIMRHLSGQPNIVDLRGAYEDKHNVHLVMELCAGGELFDRIIAKGHYTERAAASLLRSVVGTVHTFHSMGVMHRDLKPENFLMLNRDESSPIKATDFGLSVFFKEGEVFKDIVGSAYYIAPEVLKRKYGHEADVWSMGVMLYIFLSGVPPFWAENENAIFTAILRGEIDFVSEPWPNISPGAKDLIRKMLHINPKDRLTATQVLDHPWIKEDGDAPDTPLDNVVLDRMKQFVAMNQFKKAALRVIAGCLSEEEIKGLKEMFKSIDKDNSGTITLEELKNGLAKQGNKFSDHEIQQLMEAADADGNGLIDYEEFVTATVHMNRMDREEHLYTAFQYFDKDNSGYITKEELEQALQEQKLFDAEEFKDVIAEADSDNDGRIDYSEFVAMMRKGTGGAEPSNPKKRRDLVL is encoded by the exons ATGGGCCAATGCTGCACAAACGGAGCCGGGCAGGCTGCCGCTGCCGACGCGGCGGCCGAGGCAGAGCCGCCGGCGCCCCCGAAGACGCCGCGCGGGGACAACGCACCGACCAACGATGGCCCGGCTCCTGCTCCTGGCGCCGCCGAGGCCGAGCCCGCCTCCCCGGCAACCAAGGCGGACCCCAATGCCAAGCCGCCGGCCCCCGTGGGCGAGGTGCTCGGGCGGCCCATGGAGGACGTGCGCGCGACCTACACcatcggcgacgagctcgggcgcGGCCAGTTCGGCGTGACCTACCTGTGCACCCACACGGAGACGGGGGAGAAGCTGGCGTGCAAGACGATCGCGAAGCGGAAGCTGTCGGGCGCGGAGGACGTGGAGGACGTCCGGCGGGAGGTGGAGATCATGCGCCACCTCTCCGGCCAGCCCAACATCGTGGACCTCCGCGGCGCCTACGAGGACAAGCACAACGTGCACCTGGTGATGGAGCTGTGCGCCGGCGGGGAGCTCTTCGACCGGATCATCGCCAAGGGGCACTACACggagcgcgccgccgcctcgctgctCCGGTCGGTGGTCGGGACCGTGCACACCTTCCACTCCATGGGGGTGATGCACCGGGACCTCAAGCCGGAGAACTTCCTTATGCTCAACCGGGACGAGTCGTCGCCCATCAAGGCCACCGACTTCGGCCTCTCCGTCTTCTTCAAAGAAGGCGAGGTGTTCAAGGACATCGTCGGCAGCGCCTACTACATCGCCCCGGAGGTGCTCAAGCGCAAGTACGGGCACGAGGCCGACGTCTGGAGCATGGGCGTCATGCTCTACATCTTCCTCTCCGGCGTCCCTCCCTTCTGGGCGGAGAATGAGAACGCCATCTTCACCGCCATTCTGCGCGGTGAAATCGACTTCGTCAGCGAGCCGTGGCCCAACATCTCCCCCGGAGCCAAGGATCTTATCAGGAAGATGCTCCATATCAACCCCAAGGACAGGCTTACGGCCACCCAAGTCCTCG ACCACCCATGGATCAAGGAAGACGGAGACGCCCCCGACACGCCGCTCGACAACGTCGTTCTGGACAGGATGAAGCAGTTCGTGGCCATGAACCAGTTCAAGAAAGCCGCACTGAGA GTCATTGCCGGGTGCCTGTCAGAGGAGGAGATCAAGGGGCTCAAGGAGATGTTCAAGAGCATCGACAAGGACAACAGCGGCACCATCACCCTCGAAGAGCTCAAGAACGGGCTGGCCAAGCAGGGCAACAAGTTTTCGGACCATGAAATTCAGCAACTGATGGAAGCA GCCGATGCCGACGGCAATGGATTGATCGACTACGAGGAGTTCGTCACCGCGACGGTGCACATGAACAGAATGGACAGGGAAGAGCACCTCTACACCGCGTTCCAATACTTCGACAAGGACAACAGTGG GTACATCACAAAAGAAGAGCTGGAGCAGGCCTTACAAGAGCAGAAGTTGTTCGACGCCGAGGAATTCAAGGATGTCATTGCCGAAGCCGATTCCGACAAC GATGGGAGGATAGACTATTCAGAGTTCGTGGCGATGATGAGGAAAGGAACGGGCGGTGCGGAGCCATCGAACCCGAAGAAGAGGCGAGACCTAGTCCTATAG
- the LOC123120458 gene encoding dual specificity protein phosphatase 12 isoform X1, with the protein MAATSGDAPVPPAMPDLVRDHLYFGGINDAIAALTASLPDGTDITHVLSVVSSASISFFTDYRPGLSLPAEEVRRVVAGEDGAPSAVAPGRLMRVVERTGEGLRVTRMAVPLRDTEEENLLDHLEPCLDFIDEGRKAGSVLVHCFAGVSRSATIITAYLMRTEQKSLDEALESLKEINESVCPNDGFLDQLKLFEEMGFKIDTSSPLYRRFRLKLLGQSYKVGEKIGNHVFEDDPGVARQPNPNQELSGKEKTLKTAYRCKKCRRIVAAQDNVIGHTPGEGNSSFAWHDKRKGHTHNKEQDCSSLYVEPLKWMTPVEDGALEGKLSCIHCGARLGYFNWSGIQCNCGSWITPAFQISKSKVDGIHECGVVGWSGVERLARGRMGEWNELVVE; encoded by the exons ATGGCCGCCACCTCCGGCGACGCCCCGGTCCCGCCCGCCATGCCGGACCTCGTCCGTGACCACCTCTACTTCGGCGGCATCAACGACGCCATCGCGGCCCTCACCGCCTCCCTCCCGGACGGTACCGACATCACCCACGTCCTCTCCGTCGTCAGCTCCGCCTCCATCTCCTTCTTCACCGACTACCGCCCGGGCCTCTCCTTGCCAGCCGAGGAGGTCCGCCGCGTCGTCGCCGGGGAGGACGGGGCGCCCTCGGCGGTGGCCCCGGGGCGGCTGATGCGGGTGGTGGAGAGGACCGGGGAAGGGCTAAGGGTGACGCGGATGGCCGTGCCGCTCAGGGACACGGAGGAGGAGAACCTGCTCGACCACCTCGAGCCGTGCCTCGACTTTATCGACGAGGGGAGGAAGGCGGGCAGCGTGCTCGTGCATTGCTTCGCGGGGGTCTCGAGGAG TGCTACCATCATCACGGCATATCTAATGAGAACAGAGCAGAAATCTCTGGATG AAGCACTAGAGTCCTTGAAGGAAATTAATGAGTCCGTTTGCCCAAACGACGGTTTCCTTGACCAG ttaaaattgtttgaagaaATGGGTTTCAAGATTGATACTTCAAGTCCTTTATACAGGCGCTTCCGCTTGAAATTGTTAG GTCAGTCCTACAAAGTTGGAGAGAAAATAGGGAACCATGTATTTGAAGACGATCCTGGAGTTGCTCGACAGCCTAATCCTAACCAGGAATTGTCAGGCAAGGAGAAGACCCTTAAAACAGCATACCGCTGCAAGAAATGCAGGAGGATCGTTGCTGCACAGGACAATGTTATCGGCCACACTCCTGGCGAGGGCAACTCTAGCTTTGCGTGGCACGACAAGAGGAAAGGCCACACACACAACAAGGAACAAGATTGTTCCTCTCTGTATGTCGAGCCTCTAAAGTGGATGACTCCAG TAGAAGATGGTGCTTTGGAGGGGAAGCTGTCGTGCATCCACTGCGGGGCGCGCCTAGGGTACTTCAACTGGTCAGGGATCCAGTGCAACTGTGGCAGCTGGATCACCCCTGCCTTCCAAATTTCCAAGAGCAAAGTTGAT GGAATTCACGAGTGTGGTGTAGTGGGATGGAGCGGTGTGGAGCGGCTTGCAAGGGGTAGAATGGGTGAGTGGAATGAACTTGTGGTGGAATAG
- the LOC123120458 gene encoding dual specificity protein phosphatase 12 isoform X2, with product MAATSGDAPVPPAMPDLVRDHLYFGGINDAIAALTASLPDGTDITHVLSVVSSASISFFTDYRPGLSLPAEEVRRVVAGEDGAPSAVAPGRLMRVVERTGEGLRVTRMAVPLRDTEEENLLDHLEPCLDFIDEGRKAGSVLVHCFAGVSRSATIITAYLMRTEQKSLDEALESLKEINESVCPNDGFLDQLKLFEEMGFKIDTSSPLYRRFRLKLLGQSYKVGEKIGNHVFEDDPGVARQPNPNQELSGKEKTLKTAYRCKKCRRIVAAQDNVIGHTPGEGNSSFAWHDKRKGHTHNKEQDCSSLYVEPLKWMTPVEDGALEGKLSCIHCGARLGYFNWSGIQCNCGSWITPAFQISKSKVDVSTI from the exons ATGGCCGCCACCTCCGGCGACGCCCCGGTCCCGCCCGCCATGCCGGACCTCGTCCGTGACCACCTCTACTTCGGCGGCATCAACGACGCCATCGCGGCCCTCACCGCCTCCCTCCCGGACGGTACCGACATCACCCACGTCCTCTCCGTCGTCAGCTCCGCCTCCATCTCCTTCTTCACCGACTACCGCCCGGGCCTCTCCTTGCCAGCCGAGGAGGTCCGCCGCGTCGTCGCCGGGGAGGACGGGGCGCCCTCGGCGGTGGCCCCGGGGCGGCTGATGCGGGTGGTGGAGAGGACCGGGGAAGGGCTAAGGGTGACGCGGATGGCCGTGCCGCTCAGGGACACGGAGGAGGAGAACCTGCTCGACCACCTCGAGCCGTGCCTCGACTTTATCGACGAGGGGAGGAAGGCGGGCAGCGTGCTCGTGCATTGCTTCGCGGGGGTCTCGAGGAG TGCTACCATCATCACGGCATATCTAATGAGAACAGAGCAGAAATCTCTGGATG AAGCACTAGAGTCCTTGAAGGAAATTAATGAGTCCGTTTGCCCAAACGACGGTTTCCTTGACCAG ttaaaattgtttgaagaaATGGGTTTCAAGATTGATACTTCAAGTCCTTTATACAGGCGCTTCCGCTTGAAATTGTTAG GTCAGTCCTACAAAGTTGGAGAGAAAATAGGGAACCATGTATTTGAAGACGATCCTGGAGTTGCTCGACAGCCTAATCCTAACCAGGAATTGTCAGGCAAGGAGAAGACCCTTAAAACAGCATACCGCTGCAAGAAATGCAGGAGGATCGTTGCTGCACAGGACAATGTTATCGGCCACACTCCTGGCGAGGGCAACTCTAGCTTTGCGTGGCACGACAAGAGGAAAGGCCACACACACAACAAGGAACAAGATTGTTCCTCTCTGTATGTCGAGCCTCTAAAGTGGATGACTCCAG TAGAAGATGGTGCTTTGGAGGGGAAGCTGTCGTGCATCCACTGCGGGGCGCGCCTAGGGTACTTCAACTGGTCAGGGATCCAGTGCAACTGTGGCAGCTGGATCACCCCTGCCTTCCAAATTTCCAAGAGCAAAGTTGATGTAAGCACCATCTAG